A single region of the Leptothrix cholodnii SP-6 genome encodes:
- the fhcD gene encoding formylmethanofuran--tetrahydromethanopterin N-formyltransferase: MSAATTTTPLELNGVVIDDGFAEAFPMKATRLIITAHNPTWARHAAVAATGFATSVIACGCEAGIERELPPDETPDGRPGIAILIFSMSGKELAKQIERRVGQCVLTCPTTAVFSGIAEGEAVPLGKNLRFFGDGWQTSKLIAGQRYWRVPVMDGEFVAQETTAVIKGVGGGNLLLLARDTDAALAAAEAAVVAMQRLRDVIMPFPGGVVRSGSKVGSKYPSLMASTNDAFCPGLLGLVKHSELDARTRCVMEIVIDGLSEAAVGEAMRVGMQAGIALGAAGGLLRISAGNYGGKLGPYHFHLHKLLGEQARAAT; encoded by the coding sequence ATGAGCGCGGCCACGACAACAACGCCGCTCGAACTCAACGGCGTGGTGATCGACGACGGCTTTGCCGAAGCCTTCCCGATGAAGGCGACGCGGCTGATCATCACCGCCCACAACCCGACCTGGGCCCGCCACGCCGCGGTGGCCGCCACCGGCTTCGCCACCTCGGTGATCGCCTGCGGCTGCGAGGCCGGCATCGAACGCGAACTGCCGCCCGACGAGACGCCCGACGGCCGGCCCGGCATCGCGATCCTGATCTTCTCGATGAGCGGCAAGGAGCTGGCCAAGCAGATCGAGCGGCGGGTCGGCCAGTGCGTGCTGACCTGCCCGACCACCGCCGTCTTCTCCGGCATTGCCGAAGGTGAAGCCGTGCCGCTGGGCAAGAACCTGCGCTTCTTCGGCGACGGCTGGCAGACCTCCAAGCTCATCGCCGGCCAGCGCTACTGGCGCGTGCCGGTGATGGACGGCGAGTTCGTCGCGCAGGAAACCACCGCGGTCATCAAGGGCGTGGGCGGCGGCAACCTGCTGCTGCTGGCGCGCGATACCGACGCCGCGCTGGCCGCGGCCGAGGCCGCCGTGGTGGCGATGCAGCGCCTGCGCGACGTCATCATGCCGTTCCCCGGCGGCGTGGTGCGCTCGGGCTCGAAGGTGGGCAGCAAGTACCCGAGCCTGATGGCGTCGACCAACGACGCCTTCTGCCCCGGCCTGCTCGGCCTGGTCAAACACAGCGAACTGGACGCGCGCACCCGCTGCGTGATGGAGATCGTGATCGACGGCCTGAGCGAAGCCGCGGTGGGCGAGGCGATGCGCGTAGGCATGCAGGCCGGCATCGCGCTGGGTGCGGCCGGTGGCCTGCTGCGCATCTCGGCGGGCAACTACGGCGGCAAGCTCGGGCCTTATCACTTCCACCTGCACAAGCTGCTGGGCGAGCAGGCGAGGGCCGCGACATGA